The genomic segment TCTGGGGGTTGTCGATCGCGCTGCTCGACGGCGTCCTGCGCTACCTGGAGGTACGCTATTCCATGTTCTACGCGCTGTTCATCCTCTGCGCGACGCTGCCGATCCTCCGATGGTCCGCCGCGCGTTCGGGGTTGACCGAACGCGAATTCTGGAAGCACTGGAAAATCCCGTTCGGCGGCCGCGCTGCAACGCCGGCAACCGTCAGCGCCGCCGAGCCGGCGTGAGCGAAGGACGCCTCCCCGCATGTCCGACCCCTTGCCCTTCGCGATTCGCCGCCCACGTTTGACGCTCGGCCTTGTGCTGCTGGCGGCGCTTGTCGCGGCACCGGGCCTGACGAAACTCCGCCTGCGAACCGACGGCCACGCGCTGGTGCCGCACGATGCGCCGCAGGTTCAGATCGACCGCGCGATCCGAGCCGAGTTCGGTCTCACCGATCCCATCGTCGTGGTGCTTCGCTCCGATGGACCCGACGGCATCTACAACGCGACCACCCTCTCGCAGCTTGCGAATCTGACCCGCTCGCTTCAGCAGCTTGAAGGCGTCGACCCCGACGACGTCAGCAGTCTCGCCACCGAGAAGAGCCACCGCGTCCGAACGGGCACCCTCAATTTCCTCGACCTGCTCGATCCCCTTCCGCAGACGCCGGCGGAACTCACCACGCTGCGCGACGACGTGCGCCGAATTGATCTGTACCGCGGAACGCTCGTCTCGCGCGATGAGCGCGCCGCGGCCATCTACGTCGGCGTGCGCGAAGCGACCGAGCGCCTGCCGCTTTACCATCGCATCCGGCAGGTGGTGCAAGACTGCGGGATCGATCCGCAGACCGTTCACATCACCGGCTCACCGGTGGCCGAATCGCTGCTGGGTACTCACATTCTGGAAGATCTCGGCGTACCGGTCACCCTGATCGATCCTCGCTGCGCATCCCTTTCGGAGCCGGCGGCCCGGTCGCCGCGCGACCTGGAATCGCTTCGGCTCTGGATCGCGCACCACGTCGGCCTGCTGCCGATCGCCATCGCTGTCATGACGATTGTCTTTATCATCGCGTTTCGCAGCCTCGCCGCCGTCGCCCTCACCTGGCTCAAAATCGTCTCCTGCCTGATCATCGTCTTTGGAATCATGGGATGGATCGGTTCGCCCATCTACCTCACGACCGCCGTGATTCCCGTGATTCTCATCGCCATCGGCGTCTCCGACGAAGTCCACCTGTTCAATCGCTATGCGCGCCGTCTCGCGGACGCCACGCCACAGAACGGGGAGTCAACTTCGCGTTGGACGAGCGAGCGCGCCGGGCACAATCTGGCCGCCGCGCTGGGTGAAGTGCGCCGGCCGATCATCCTGACCTCCGTCACCACGGCGATTGCGTTCCTCTCGTTTGTGCTGTCACCGCTGGAGCCCGTCCGCGCCTTCGGTCTTTTCACCGCGCTGGGCGCGATGGTTTGCCTCGCCTGGGCGCTGACCGGCACGCCCGCCGCCGCCGTCCTCTTGCATCCACGCTGGTTTCATCGAGCCAATCGCTCCGGTGAAACCCACTCCGATCGGCCGTCCCGGCTCGTCCGTTTGGGCTTGGCGGTCGCCCGCCGCCCGCGCGAAGTGGCGGGGGCGCTCGTCGTCGTTCTGGGTCTTGCCTCGCTGGGTATCGGGCGCGTCGAGATTCAGGACAGCTGGATCGACGGTTTCTCCCCCGCCAGTCGATTTCATCGCGACACGCGGCTATTCAATGACGCGTTCCTCGGCATGCACGTGCTCTATGTGTGCGTCGATACCGGCGCGGAAACCCTGAAAGGCACCCTGAACGAGTCCCAAATCGACCATTTCGCGCTCGGCCTGCCCGGCGATCTGGCGAGCGACCCCGCCTCGCTGATCGGTCGCCGCGTGGAGCTGTCGCGCGACGGCCCGCCGCCGGAAAATAACACAATCATGACACCTGTTCACACCACGCGCATCAAGACCGCCGCGCGGCAGGGTGACCGGATCGTCGTCGGCATCGAGCGGCTCGACGGCTCGCCGCGTTTCACCATGGGCATTCAAAAGGGAGAGTTGATTCGTTTCGAGATCCGACGGCGCCGCCTGACCGATCCGACGACGCTCACGGCCGTGCGCGAGCTGGAGCGATTCCTCGCCGCGCGCGCCGAAGACCGCGTCGGCGGCGCGCTGGGCCCCGCCGCCTACGTCGAGACGACGAGTTACCTCGCGCGCGGCCGCCTGGACGAAGCTCGCACGATCCCGAAAGACGCAAGCCAGCTCGACTTCGTCTGGAAGTGGTTCGCCAACCTCCGCGGGCCGCGGCGCACCCGCGCCACGATCGATGCCGACTACGCACGAGGAATCATCAGCGTGTACATGAACCACGCCAACTTTCGCGACACCGCGCGCCTGATCGGCGCAATCCGCCATTACGAGCGCGACCATCTCGCTCCGATCGGCCTGTCGCTCTCTCTCGCCGGGGACGTCGCCGTCAGCCAGGCGCTCATTGCCGCCATCGTCTCGACCGAGGTGCGATCCGTCTCGCTTTCACTTCTGGGTGTGCTGGTTGTATGCGTTGTCATCACGCGATCACTGAAATGGGGACTGCTGTCGATTCTCCCGTGCGGCCTCGCCGTGCCCATCAACTTCGCCATCATGGGCTGGTGCGGTATTCCACTCGGCGTCGCCACGTCGATGTTTGCCGCCATGACCATCGGCATCGGCGTGGATTACGCCATTCATTTTGTCGAACGCTTTCGCCGGGAACAGGCCGCCGGCCTCGATGCGCCCGATGCAGTCAGCCGGTCGCTCGGCGTCGCCGGCGGCGGCATTCTCATCGACGCGTTGAGCGTGGGGCTGGGATTCTCCGTGCTGATGCTTTCACAGGTTCCCGCGAACGCCCGCCTTGCGATCATGGTGGTGGCGAGCATCGCGACCTGTCTGCTGGCCACGCTTTGCGTCCTGCCTGTAGCCCTGCTCTCACGCCGAATCGCGGCCGACTAAGTGGAGCCGCAGAATGATTCATAGGGTGTGGCACCGGCGTCCCGCCGGTGAATCACAGGCGAGACGCCTGTGCCACAGGTGGATGCTCATCGCGGCTTCACTTATAGGTAATTCACCCCACTATGGAATTGAATGGTTTCACAAGATTCCCCTTCAACCCAGTAGCCGCGCGAGCGTGCGGTACGTCTACAAAGCGAGAAGAGGTGTGGCCATCGCGTCGTAAGTCCTTGACTTGCAGAGGTCAACGTGTTAGGCTGGACGCTGGTTTGTCGAGCGGGATGAAGCATGTGACAGTTCTGCTCGATTGCTTTTTGCTTCACGTTGCTTCACGCCGTTCACCTCGTCTTAAGCCGATCGCGGCCCGCTTTCACGTCAGCGTCTAGCGCGTGGCACGCAGTGGGCAGGTTTTGGTCGTCCGGCATGAATCCCGATTTCGCGAGGCAGGGCGCTTCGCGGCTTGAGTGATAAATGGCTCTTGAGTGTGCCCCCGCCGCGTTCGCGGTGGTGGAGGAGGAACAACCATGTTTCCACAGGTTCAATCCGTCCCGTGTCGCAAGCGAATCAGCTCGGCCATCGGAATGGCAGCGGTGCTGGCTGCGGCGTTGATCGCCACGCCGGCTGCCGTTCACGCCGTCATCTGCATCGTGCCTGATGTCGGCGGCACGGCTCAACTGCCGCCGCAGTGCGTTGCGGGCTATCTTAGTCCGCAGCAGGTTCACATGATCGTCAACGGTCTGCCCCCCGGCACGACGATCATTGCCGACTTTACCCATCGCGAATTCGGCATCACCAACAGCGGGCCGGGCGGCGGACTCGGCGGTGAGTTCGAGCAGTTCAATTCCTTCGCCGGGATCAATCTTCAAGGGACCGGCGCGCTGGCCGGCTTCAACCGGTTCGTCGGCATGCAGCTTCAGTGCGAAACGCACATCGGCCCGCGCACGCTCGGCGCGCCGGTGCAATCCTTCCCCACCGATTTCTTCATGATGCAGGGCCAGCTTCCCCCCGGCGACCCGGATTTCGACCTGTTGCGAATTACAGCCGGCACGGCCTTCGGCATGCCCAGCCCCGGTCACACCACCCTCACGCAGCGGCCGGGTGGCACTTGGAACGTCGACAGCTTCTTCGACATCACCTACCGCATTGACTTCATAGGTGCCCCGGGCGGCGCGCTGGCTGGGATGTCCGGCAGCACCACGGGTACGGTGCGTATGCAAGCGGGCGATCCGGTCACGCCGGGTTTCTGCCGCTGCAAGGGCGATTTCAATCTGGACGCCGTCGTCGATCTGCTCGATGTCGACTCGTTCGTGGACGAGGTGCTGAAAGTCGAGGACGCCGACCTCTGCGCCGACATGAACAACAGCCTGAACGTCGACGGCCAGGATATTCGCTCGTTCCTGGCTGCCATCTTCAACGGCGGAAACTGCCCCGCGCTCGACGCATGGGAGACGCCCGATTCCACCGGTTTACCCACGTCGTCATCTTTCTATACCTTCGGCGGACCGGGACAACCATCGATCCCGGCCGGCTTCTTCCACCCGGGATCCTTGCCCTTTGACGGCATGGTGCTGTTCGATTCGCAGCCGATTGATCCGATCAACCTCGGCCCGACTGACACCATTGTCAAGCGGCCGGGCCTGCCAGGCCCGCCGGGACCCGGCTTGATTGTTCCGATCGAAATGCTTGAGTTGAACCTCGTCAGCGCCGCGCCGATCACCGTCGATAACGGCACGTTCACCGAACAGTGGCACGTCAACGTGGCGATCTCCGATACGCCCGCGCCGGGCGGCAATATGATCGTTCAGCAGACCGGACCCAACGGCGGCACGTTCTCCGCGGTCGTCAACGTGCGACCGGTCTTTGTCTTCACCAACGCCCAGGACTTGGAGCAACTCGACGCTGGTCTTATTACGCCCGATGAAGTGCGAGTCCGGGTCTTGGACACCGGCGATCCGGGTAGTCCGCTCAACCCGCTTCAGCTTCAGTTCGGCGACGGCCCGACCTCGTCCGACTGGGCGTCGCAAGTCTGCGGGCAGCCGCTGGAAGACGGTCTCTTCATGTTCCATAACCCCGGGTTCCCGTTCGTCCCCGGCATCAACGCGCCCTTCAATTGTTTTGATGCCTTCAAGCCCGGACCGATGAAGCACGTCAAGCCCGGTGAAGCTCACTACATCAAACCGCCGAACAGGAATCCGGGAGGCGTGCCGATTCCGCGATGCGGTTACCACTTCATCGGTTCCAAGGTCTTCTGCCGAAGCGGCAAGGTCGGCAAGTGCCCGCCCGCGCCGCCGGTGCTGTGCGGTCGACGCTGTCCGCCGCTGCCCTGCCCGACCTTCGGCATTCGCATCGTGCGGATCGGCTGCAAGGCCCCCAGCGGCCTGTTCAATCGCGGCTTCTGCGTGCAGTTCTACCGGCTGCGCCCGCCGCCCTTTGACTGCGCCGTCTGCCCGTAATCCGGGCCATCCCGCGTGGCGCGCGTGAGTAAATTCTCGCACCCACGGAACGGCGTGATTTCCAATAAAGCCGCGGCCGCACCGGTCGCGGCTTTTTTTATTCAAGCTCGATTTCATTTCTTGCTAAACGTCTCAACGCGGGGCATACTGCGCCGCGCCGAGATTGATGCTCGGCAACGGTCCGTCCGGCCCTTCTTCCTTAGGAGTCTCCCATGTACACGACCCGTCACGCTCGCCTCGTTGCCCGGTTCGCGATCCTGTCGCTCGGCCTTGCCGTCCTGCTGACCGGATGCGCCGCCAAATCCGTCGATTTCAGCACGATCAACCGCCCCGCGCGTGCCCCGGAGATGAGCAATTTCGATGTCTTCGTCGGCTCGTGGGACTGGACCGCCGAGATGACCAACGCCGACGACTCGCATAAGAGCTGGAGCGGCTCGGCCAAGTGGGACTGGACGCTCGATCAGCGCTGCCTGCACGGCGAGCTTTCGGCCCGCAGCGGCGACAAAGCCTTCAACGCGGCCGGCGTCTGGAGCTGGCACCCCACCTCGAAGAAATACATCTGGTGGATGTTCAACGACTGGGGTTTCCCGCAGGAAGGCACGGCCAAGTACGACGCCGACCGCAAGACCTGGACCATGTCCTACCGCAGCGTCGGCCTGGACGGTACGGCCAGCGAGGGCTACTACAAAATGACGGTTGTCGATCCGAGCACACTGCAATGGGAACTGCACGAGTGGACGCCCATGCGCCTGGTGAAGAAGATGGAGATGAAGGGGACGTATAAGAGGAAGTAAGCGCGACGGGCGAGTTGATTACAGCTTTCCGAGCCGCCTCGCCGTCAGCGCCCCCGGGCCGGTGAGCAGGATTCCGAGCATGACGACGGCCAGCGTCAGCGGGTACTCCATGCCGCCCTTTTGGGAATCGAACGCGCCGCCGTGCGACATGAACGCGGCGACGAGCATCGTGAACACCGTGAACGGCACAACGGCCCGCACACCGACGCCCGCGATCAACACCAGCCCGCCGGCGAACTCCGCCAGCGCCGCGGCCCACGCGCTGACGGTTGGCAGCGGCACGTTCTTCGATTGCAGGTAGCCGATCATGCCGTTGATGCCGTGGCCGCCGAAGACGCCGAAGAGCTTCTGCGACCCGTGAAAGGCCATGACCACGCCGACCATGCAGCGAATCAGCAACAGGCCGACGTCGGCGAGTTTGATGCGAATCGTTCCGTGAGACATTGTCATTCTCCCGCGATGCACCGGATCACGGCCTCCAGAGGCCGCCGCCACGCCACCCGCGTCACGCCATCCCACCCTTTGAGCAACGACCGAATACAAGACTCATGTGGCACGGACTGACAGCCCGTGAATTCTGTTCGTGCGACCAGTGCGAATCACTCGCCGATTGTTGATCGCTCGGCGGGCGCAGGCGGCTCGATCCAGATCAGGTTCCCGAACGTTCGCGGATCATAGCAGTACCGCGGCGCGCGTGCCCAGTCGGAGTATTCGCCGCGAATCGGCTCGAACCGCGCCAGGTTCACGCCCCAGACCGGGCTGGTCCGCGCGGCCGGCCCCAGCGCGTCGATGGCGATGGCGACTTCGGCCGACCAGCCATAGGCCGTCCGTGCGACGGCGTATTGCGGGGCCGCGCCGGGCCACGGGGCCGTGCGTCCCACCGGCGGGACGATGCCGACGCCGCGTTCAAAGACCGCGCCGCCCTCGGCTTTGATGACGAGGTGAAACAGATCGTCGCTGCGCGTGGCGAGATTGGTCGGGTCGATCAGGATTTCAACCAGATCGGCGTCGCGCGGCATGAGGTCCTCATACTCGACGACGTTGGAAAACCGCGCGGGTCGCGGCGGCCCGATCGCCGATTCGGCGCGGGGCGAGGCCGAGTGCAGACCAATATATAAATATTGATCGTCCCGACTGAAGTAGGCCACGGTCTGGCTTTCGGCGCGCGGCCGCGGCTCGACCGGCGTTGCCCCGGCTGCGCCGAAGGCCGATTCCGGCAGGTCGTCCCGCGCGCCGACCGACTTGTTGATCAGCCGAAAATCACCGGCGGCGTTCAGCTCCGCGGGCTGCCAGTCCGACAGATTGCCGTCGATCACAATCGGCCCGCCCGCCCGCGGCGCACGCACCATCGACACCGCGCAGACCGCGAACGTCCGACCCAGGAACCCCGCATCAAACACAACGGGCTGCAAGTAATGTCCGTCCAGATCGCGCGGCGGCAACACCGGAAGCCGCGCCGTCAACTGCCTCCGTACGACGCTCATTTCATGCATCGGACCGATGCGGTGCTGATCAGCGACGGCCACGGCCGAGTGCGGCAACCCCGCGAAGCGCAGCGTTCCCGTCACCGGCACGCGCAACTCGCTGCGCACCGCGACCTCACACGTCAGCACGTACGCGCCGCCGTCGGACTCGGCGTCAAATCGAAGCCGTTGCGACTCGGGCCAGCACTCCAGACGCCGCGTCGATGCGAGGAACTTCTCCCACAACGCGTTGATGCGTCCTTTGCGCGAGCCGTCGACGCCGCCCGCGTCCGGCACGCTCTCCTCGGCCAGCGCCGCCTCCAGCTCTTCGATCAAAATCCGCTGGGCGAGATCCCACATCGCCGGGTCATCCACACGCCGCGCAAAGAGACCATCCTGAAAATTGTCGCCATAGGCATCGGTCCCCGCCGCCTTGATCAAAGACGACGCCAGCAAGCGCGCCGTCTCCCCGCGGCCGTGCCGCTCCATCAGCTTCAGATGCTGGTAATCCTGCAAACCCAGC from the Planctomycetia bacterium genome contains:
- a CDS encoding MMPL family transporter: MSDPLPFAIRRPRLTLGLVLLAALVAAPGLTKLRLRTDGHALVPHDAPQVQIDRAIRAEFGLTDPIVVVLRSDGPDGIYNATTLSQLANLTRSLQQLEGVDPDDVSSLATEKSHRVRTGTLNFLDLLDPLPQTPAELTTLRDDVRRIDLYRGTLVSRDERAAAIYVGVREATERLPLYHRIRQVVQDCGIDPQTVHITGSPVAESLLGTHILEDLGVPVTLIDPRCASLSEPAARSPRDLESLRLWIAHHVGLLPIAIAVMTIVFIIAFRSLAAVALTWLKIVSCLIIVFGIMGWIGSPIYLTTAVIPVILIAIGVSDEVHLFNRYARRLADATPQNGESTSRWTSERAGHNLAAALGEVRRPIILTSVTTAIAFLSFVLSPLEPVRAFGLFTALGAMVCLAWALTGTPAAAVLLHPRWFHRANRSGETHSDRPSRLVRLGLAVARRPREVAGALVVVLGLASLGIGRVEIQDSWIDGFSPASRFHRDTRLFNDAFLGMHVLYVCVDTGAETLKGTLNESQIDHFALGLPGDLASDPASLIGRRVELSRDGPPPENNTIMTPVHTTRIKTAARQGDRIVVGIERLDGSPRFTMGIQKGELIRFEIRRRRLTDPTTLTAVRELERFLAARAEDRVGGALGPAAYVETTSYLARGRLDEARTIPKDASQLDFVWKWFANLRGPRRTRATIDADYARGIISVYMNHANFRDTARLIGAIRHYERDHLAPIGLSLSLAGDVAVSQALIAAIVSTEVRSVSLSLLGVLVVCVVITRSLKWGLLSILPCGLAVPINFAIMGWCGIPLGVATSMFAAMTIGIGVDYAIHFVERFRREQAAGLDAPDAVSRSLGVAGGGILIDALSVGLGFSVLMLSQVPANARLAIMVVASIATCLLATLCVLPVALLSRRIAAD
- a CDS encoding DoxX family protein, whose protein sequence is MSHGTIRIKLADVGLLLIRCMVGVVMAFHGSQKLFGVFGGHGINGMIGYLQSKNVPLPTVSAWAAALAEFAGGLVLIAGVGVRAVVPFTVFTMLVAAFMSHGGAFDSQKGGMEYPLTLAVVMLGILLTGPGALTARRLGKL